From Microlunatus capsulatus, a single genomic window includes:
- a CDS encoding right-handed parallel beta-helix repeat-containing protein, with translation MPSFSTGARRRWAAPVVGLASTVLATVALAATPLTAAADTTVATDGFDRSVGSGWGSAPSGGAWSVTGGSARSVSGSTAVVSGVGANRSFRASLPAVTLGDATVRAAFTVPSGTQVYYSAEARRQASGTAYGSRARIDANRKLHSEVVRVAGGVSTVLASKVLGTVSPGQTVTVELNVTGTSSVAVRSKAYVTGTSAPDWQVRATDTSGSRIASAGAVGVSGYVSAGQAAQTYRTQAFSALSTSGSGTVAPPAPPVVTTPVATPAPSGKHGAATIGTTAYPVPSNAVFVSTSGSDAGSGTKTSPVRTVTKALTKASSGQTIVIRGGTYHEYFIVPPGKAVTIQSYPNEAVWFDGSSRVTGFAASGSAWKVDGWNTAFDTSPTYTKGAPDGTAVGWTFLNPAYPMAAHPDQVWIDGAEQKQVGSLSQVRTGTFFVDRGAKRLYLGTNPSGRTVQASTLSQAVSLRAPGTTIRGIGFRRYASSVPQQGVITAYYASQKLENVEVRDSATAGVGIFKPGSSLKNVTIAGSGQIGLQASYADGLVVDNLSLQNSNDQNFNPTPSAGGFKVTTTRGITLKNSELTGTNGNQFWTDQSTYDINVLNNTITNGARWGVVLEISSKAVVAGNVIAGNAHDGLMISNTNNVSVWNNTLVGNGRSGLAIAQDKRRITQLSVSGHDPRRAQPDLSMPWTTTNVTVGNNIFTGGPASKSTIYLVEAWDRALNAEQMATYSNGNVFSQPAVGTPKLATVWGNAGAYSTNFVTFSDYVAATGRDRNSYHHLGSSPVGSNYQPVSAISSRNTTVGQPLPSDVAAKLGRAAGTRYLGAWR, from the coding sequence ATGCCATCGTTCTCCACTGGCGCGCGCCGAAGATGGGCCGCGCCCGTCGTCGGCCTCGCGTCGACCGTGCTCGCCACGGTCGCCCTCGCGGCGACGCCGCTGACCGCTGCGGCCGACACGACAGTAGCAACCGACGGTTTCGACCGTTCCGTCGGCTCCGGCTGGGGCAGCGCCCCCAGCGGCGGTGCCTGGTCGGTCACCGGCGGCTCCGCCCGCTCGGTGAGCGGCAGCACCGCTGTCGTCAGCGGGGTCGGCGCCAACCGCTCGTTCCGGGCCTCGCTGCCCGCGGTGACCCTCGGCGACGCCACCGTGCGCGCCGCGTTCACCGTGCCGAGCGGCACGCAGGTCTACTACAGCGCCGAGGCCCGCCGGCAGGCGAGCGGCACCGCGTACGGCAGCCGCGCCCGCATCGACGCCAACCGCAAGCTGCACAGCGAGGTCGTCCGCGTCGCGGGCGGCGTCTCCACCGTCCTGGCCTCGAAGGTGCTCGGCACCGTGTCGCCCGGCCAGACCGTCACCGTCGAGCTGAACGTCACCGGCACGTCGTCGGTGGCCGTCCGCAGCAAGGCCTACGTCACCGGGACGAGCGCACCCGACTGGCAGGTCCGCGCCACCGACACCTCCGGGTCGCGCATCGCGTCCGCGGGTGCCGTCGGCGTCAGCGGGTACGTCAGCGCCGGCCAGGCCGCGCAGACCTACCGCACCCAGGCCTTCTCGGCCCTCAGCACCAGCGGCAGCGGCACCGTCGCCCCGCCGGCCCCGCCGGTCGTCACCACCCCGGTGGCCACCCCGGCCCCGTCGGGCAAGCACGGCGCCGCCACCATCGGCACCACGGCCTACCCGGTGCCGTCCAACGCCGTCTTCGTCTCCACCTCGGGCAGCGACGCGGGCTCGGGCACCAAGACCTCCCCGGTCCGGACCGTCACCAAGGCGCTGACCAAGGCCTCCAGCGGTCAGACCATCGTGATCCGCGGCGGGACGTACCACGAGTACTTCATCGTGCCGCCCGGCAAGGCCGTGACGATCCAGAGCTACCCGAACGAGGCCGTCTGGTTCGACGGCTCCAGCCGTGTCACCGGCTTCGCCGCCTCCGGCAGCGCCTGGAAGGTCGACGGCTGGAACACCGCCTTCGACACCAGCCCGACCTACACCAAGGGCGCCCCGGACGGCACCGCCGTCGGCTGGACGTTCCTCAACCCGGCCTACCCGATGGCGGCCCACCCCGACCAGGTGTGGATCGACGGCGCCGAGCAGAAGCAGGTCGGCAGCCTCAGCCAGGTCAGGACGGGCACCTTCTTCGTCGACCGCGGTGCGAAGCGGCTCTACCTCGGCACCAACCCGTCGGGCCGCACCGTCCAGGCCAGCACGCTGAGCCAGGCCGTCTCGCTCCGGGCCCCCGGCACCACGATCCGCGGCATCGGCTTCCGCCGCTACGCCTCCTCGGTCCCGCAGCAGGGCGTCATCACGGCCTACTACGCGAGCCAGAAGCTCGAGAACGTCGAGGTGCGCGACAGCGCCACGGCCGGCGTCGGCATCTTCAAGCCCGGCTCCAGCCTCAAGAACGTCACCATCGCCGGCAGCGGCCAGATCGGCCTGCAGGCCAGCTACGCCGACGGCCTGGTGGTCGACAACCTCTCGCTGCAGAACAGCAACGACCAGAACTTCAACCCGACGCCCAGCGCCGGCGGCTTCAAGGTCACCACGACCCGCGGGATCACGCTGAAGAACAGCGAGCTCACCGGGACCAACGGCAACCAGTTCTGGACCGACCAGTCGACCTACGACATCAACGTGCTGAACAACACGATCACCAACGGGGCCCGCTGGGGCGTCGTGCTCGAGATCTCGTCCAAGGCGGTGGTGGCGGGCAACGTGATCGCCGGCAACGCCCACGACGGCCTGATGATCTCGAACACGAACAACGTCAGCGTCTGGAACAACACCCTGGTGGGCAACGGCCGCTCCGGCCTGGCGATCGCGCAGGACAAGCGGCGGATCACCCAGCTCTCGGTCTCCGGCCACGACCCGCGCCGGGCCCAGCCCGACCTGTCGATGCCGTGGACGACCACCAACGTCACGGTGGGCAACAACATCTTCACCGGTGGCCCGGCCAGCAAGTCGACCATCTACCTGGTCGAGGCCTGGGACCGCGCGCTGAACGCCGAGCAGATGGCGACCTACTCCAACGGCAACGTCTTCAGCCAGCCTGCCGTGGGCACGCCGAAGCTCGCCACCGTCTGGGGCAACGCCGGGGCGTACTCGACGAACTTCGTCACGTTCTCCGACTACGTCGCCGCCACCGGGCGGGACCGGAACAGCTACCACCACCTGGGCTCGTCCCCGGTGGGCAGCAACTACCAGCCCGTCTCGGCGATCTCCAGCCGCAACACGACGGTGGGGCAGCCGCTGCCCTCCGACGTCGCGGCCAAGCTCGGCCGCGCGGCCGGGACGCGGTACCTCGGCGCCTGGCGCTGA
- a CDS encoding acyltransferase family protein: MPLRDQPDGARQPAPAAPGSRTFAAVFDPRRNALNAIRLLLAVSVIVWHSFPLTGADIGFAPLRQLLSHGGVDGFFTISGYLIVSSWLRAPKVSTFLRARVLRIFPGFWASLLLTAVVVAPLALVLAGVGLPAGYWSDAAAYVGSNAALWVNQYGIAGTPAGVPFPEVWNGSMWTLVWEFFCYLAVLGLGVVGLLHRRHTMVVAFVALTATTLATAYGPVDNYWLTLGSRFGLPFVAGALVYRYRETLVVRGRYLLLAAVVVLASTALPDYRVVSALPLAYLLLGLGALGTRPRLQFRQDLSYGTYIYAFPLQQLLALVGAGALGVPLFALASLVLTLPLAAASWFGLEKPVLRLKDFRRARTVQQAAVADVPAPAPAPPR, encoded by the coding sequence GTGCCCCTCCGTGACCAGCCCGACGGCGCCCGGCAGCCGGCCCCCGCCGCCCCGGGCTCCCGCACCTTCGCCGCCGTCTTCGACCCCCGGCGCAACGCGCTCAACGCCATCCGGCTGCTGCTCGCGGTGTCGGTCATCGTCTGGCACTCGTTCCCGCTGACCGGCGCGGACATCGGGTTCGCCCCGCTGCGCCAGCTGCTCAGCCACGGCGGCGTCGACGGCTTCTTCACCATCTCCGGCTACCTCATCGTCTCCAGCTGGCTGCGGGCCCCGAAGGTGTCGACCTTCCTGCGGGCGCGCGTGCTGCGCATCTTCCCCGGCTTCTGGGCCAGCCTGCTGCTGACGGCCGTGGTGGTCGCCCCGCTCGCCCTCGTCCTCGCCGGCGTCGGCCTGCCCGCCGGCTACTGGTCCGACGCCGCCGCCTACGTCGGCAGCAACGCCGCCCTCTGGGTGAACCAGTACGGCATCGCGGGGACGCCGGCCGGGGTGCCGTTCCCCGAGGTCTGGAACGGCTCGATGTGGACGCTGGTCTGGGAGTTCTTCTGCTACCTCGCCGTCCTCGGCCTCGGCGTCGTCGGGCTGCTGCACCGCCGGCACACCATGGTCGTCGCCTTCGTCGCGCTGACCGCGACGACGCTGGCCACCGCGTACGGGCCGGTGGACAACTACTGGCTGACCCTCGGGTCGCGCTTCGGCCTGCCGTTCGTCGCCGGTGCCCTCGTCTACCGCTACCGCGAGACCCTCGTCGTCCGCGGTCGCTACCTGCTGCTGGCCGCCGTGGTCGTGCTGGCCTCGACGGCCCTGCCGGACTACCGGGTGGTCAGCGCGCTGCCGCTGGCCTACCTGCTGCTGGGCCTGGGCGCCCTCGGCACCCGCCCGCGCCTGCAGTTCCGCCAGGACCTCTCCTACGGCACCTACATCTACGCCTTCCCGCTGCAGCAGCTGCTGGCCCTGGTGGGCGCGGGAGCGCTCGGGGTCCCCCTCTTCGCCCTGGCCTCGCTGGTCCTCACGCTGCCGCTGGCGGCGGCGAGCTGGTTCGGCCTCGAGAAGCCCGTGCTGCGGCTCAAGGACTTCCGTCGCGCCCGCACCGTGCAGCAGGCCGCCGTCGCCGACGTGCCCGCCCCGGCCCCGGCCCCGCCGCGCTGA
- a CDS encoding acyltransferase, with amino-acid sequence MSRLRMVRRHFWSYLRGVLRGHPGVRIESRVKLMGPGTYALAPGCTISKGAHLWVGSGATLTVGKGAKIGARSKVNVGSGVTIGEDVRISWEVQLLDTDFHWTTSPSGRRRDHKAPIVIEPKVLVGTRSLVLKGVTVGRGSVVGAGSVVRRDVPSGTIVAGNPAVEVGQVADWGSAPD; translated from the coding sequence GTGTCCCGTCTGCGCATGGTGCGCCGCCACTTCTGGAGCTACCTGCGCGGGGTGCTGCGCGGCCACCCCGGCGTGCGGATCGAGTCGCGGGTGAAGCTGATGGGCCCCGGCACCTACGCGCTCGCCCCGGGCTGCACGATCTCCAAGGGCGCCCACCTGTGGGTCGGCTCGGGCGCGACGCTGACCGTGGGCAAGGGCGCCAAGATCGGCGCCCGCTCGAAGGTCAACGTGGGCTCCGGCGTCACCATCGGGGAGGACGTGCGGATCTCCTGGGAGGTCCAGCTGCTCGACACCGACTTCCACTGGACCACCTCGCCCTCGGGGCGGCGGCGCGACCACAAGGCGCCCATCGTCATCGAGCCCAAGGTCCTCGTCGGGACCCGCTCGCTGGTGCTCAAGGGGGTGACGGTCGGGCGGGGCTCCGTCGTGGGCGCGGGCTCGGTGGTCCGCCGCGACGTGCCGTCGGGGACGATCGTGGCCGGCAACCCGGCGGTCGAGGTCGGCCAGGTCGCCGACTGGGGCAGCGCGCCCGACTGA
- a CDS encoding PKD domain-containing protein, producing the protein MTPSRAKRALTGLLSTTILAGALVAAGTGQASAAEAASTYNVVDRDAAKGVTADALPTVQIDGVVWDQAIVGDTVYAGGQFANARPAGAAAGTNLTPRGNLLSYNIRTGVLNPGFAPTVNGRIRAMAVSPDKSRLYVVGSFTTVNGQSRSRVAAFNTSDGSLVSTFKPVASSDVFSIAVSNDAVYLGGWFGAVNGVARQRLAAVSPSTGATLAWAPTADSTVNTMTLTPDGSRLVVGGIFAALNGSAAIGLGSLDATTGTLYPFAANQTIKNYGNSAGIYSLKSDGTNIYGAAYWYGGTGNFEGMFVADPMSGALKSMADCHGDTYDVSPVGGVVYTVSHHHDCSNMNGFPDTNPRSRWMRANAFTVDATTTTGPNNAGGYYSFQGQPSSSIVNWFPDVSVGSFTGQSQGGWTTEATSEYVVQGGEFPLVNNVGQQGLVRFAIPSIATNKQGPRATAADSAPSLRGISGSSVRVSFKANFDRDDQQLTYKLFRTDRPATPVLTRTVTSQFWNRPIQVFTDTGLTPGASYGYYVTATDPSGNTAKSATTSITTGTTVVDDSPYSRAVQTDGATHYWRLDEAAGETTSVDWAGGNDLVLGSGVTNGAAGAVTGSPDTAATFDGTAAGVAGQTSTERSTNTFSAEAWFKTTTATGGKILGFGDSQTGNSGSYDRHVYMDNSGRLTFGVYPGGVRALTSQASYNNGQWHHVVASLSPAGQQLYVDGIRVGTDGGTTSGQDFQGYWRVGGDNIGGWPNQPSSSSFAGTVDDVAIYPTALSQTQIRDHYTKSGRTVDVPPAPTDRYGQQVYGDSPLFFWRLDETSGSTVADATEARTAGNVAAGVTLGGPSPVTAGKAAAFDGSTGTIATARTFTNPTAYSEEVWFSTTTTNGGKLMGFGDQQSGYSGNYDRHIYLENSGQLTFGVWTGQANTTTTPATYNDGRWHHMVATQDPTAGMRLYVDGVLVGTNGQTSNQGYTGYWRIGGDTSWGGNSSFLAGSLDEAAVYPYALSATQVAAHYNASDAAVNAAPVAALTSSCTDATCFLDGSGSSDADGSVAAWAWDFGDDTTATGSTATHTYAASGTYTVSLTVTDDKGAKATTTRQVMVTKPVPNQAPVAAFTSTCAERACSFDAGTSADADGTVATYAWTFGDGDTSALAAPTHTYAVDGTYQVTLTVTDDRGGSDTVTHPVSVQKANTAPVAAFTSTTTDLVAAFDASASADADGTVAGYAWTFGDGTTGTGATPRHTYPRAGSFDVTLTVTDNRGGTNQVTQAVTVTAAPPAANVKPVAAFASSAADLKVSVDGSGSTDSDGTVASYAWEYGDGSTGTGRTDSHTYAAAGTYSVKLTVTDDGGLSDSVTKSVTVTAAPQPPASSVIAADAFGRTGSRWGTADTGGAWTDSGATWFSTAGGKGVLAMTKAGSGPTATLTRVAATDSTTTTEFAVDKVANGGGLQVILAARKQGTSEYRLKARVLADGSVRLGVTQVVSGAETSLKEVLVSGLTVTPGEVYKIRLDVTGTGTTTLAAKLWKASATEPATAQVSATSTAAGLQGPGAAAVQGYLASTVTNLPVTLRFDGYAVTAPGTTTPPAANVKPTAAFASSAADLKLSVDGSGSTDSDGTVASYAWEYGDGSTGTGRTDAHTYAAAGTYSVKLTVTDDGGLSDSVTKSVTVTAAPPAANVKPTAAFASSAADLKLSVDGSGSTDSDGTVASYAWEYGDGSTGTGRTDAHTYAAAGTYSVKLTVTDDGGLSDSVTKSVTVTAAPPATAVVASDAFGRTGTRWGAADAGGSWTDSSAFATSGGKGLVTVAKAGSGPVAALNGVSVLDSTTTVSVAADKVATGGGSYVTVAARKQGTSEYRLKVRLVADGTVRLSTTSVSAGTETLLKDSLVSGLTYTPGDVLTVRFDVTGTGTTTLAGKVWKATGTEPAAAQVTSTSTVAGLQSAGAVALTAYLSGSSTNAPVVFAFDDLVVTRR; encoded by the coding sequence TTGACGCCTTCGCGTGCCAAGCGCGCTCTCACCGGCCTGCTCTCGACCACCATCCTCGCGGGTGCGCTGGTCGCGGCGGGCACCGGCCAGGCCTCCGCGGCCGAGGCCGCGTCCACCTACAACGTCGTCGACCGCGACGCCGCCAAGGGCGTGACGGCCGACGCGCTGCCGACCGTGCAGATCGACGGCGTCGTCTGGGACCAGGCCATCGTCGGGGACACCGTGTACGCGGGCGGCCAGTTCGCCAACGCGCGCCCGGCCGGCGCGGCCGCGGGGACCAACCTCACGCCGCGGGGCAACCTGCTCTCCTACAACATCCGCACCGGCGTGCTCAACCCCGGCTTCGCGCCCACGGTCAACGGGCGGATCCGGGCCATGGCCGTGTCGCCGGACAAGTCGCGGCTCTACGTCGTCGGCTCGTTCACCACGGTCAACGGCCAGAGCCGCAGCCGCGTCGCCGCCTTCAACACCAGCGACGGCTCGCTCGTCTCCACGTTCAAGCCGGTGGCCAGCTCCGACGTCTTCTCCATCGCGGTCTCGAACGACGCCGTCTACCTCGGCGGTTGGTTCGGCGCGGTCAACGGCGTCGCCCGGCAGCGGCTCGCCGCCGTCAGCCCCAGCACGGGCGCCACGCTCGCCTGGGCGCCGACCGCCGACAGCACGGTCAACACCATGACGCTGACGCCCGACGGCTCGCGGCTCGTGGTCGGCGGCATCTTCGCCGCCCTCAACGGCTCGGCCGCCATCGGCCTCGGCTCGCTGGACGCCACGACGGGCACCCTCTACCCGTTCGCCGCGAACCAGACCATCAAGAACTACGGCAACTCCGCGGGCATCTACAGCCTGAAGAGCGACGGCACCAACATCTACGGCGCGGCCTACTGGTACGGCGGGACCGGCAACTTCGAGGGCATGTTCGTCGCCGACCCGATGAGCGGCGCCCTCAAGTCGATGGCCGACTGCCACGGCGACACCTACGACGTGTCGCCCGTCGGCGGCGTGGTCTACACCGTGAGCCACCACCACGACTGCTCGAACATGAACGGCTTCCCCGACACCAACCCGCGCAGCCGCTGGATGCGGGCGAACGCCTTCACCGTCGACGCGACCACCACCACCGGCCCCAACAACGCCGGCGGCTACTACAGCTTCCAGGGCCAGCCGTCGTCCTCGATCGTCAACTGGTTCCCCGACGTCTCCGTCGGCTCCTTCACCGGCCAGTCGCAGGGCGGCTGGACCACCGAGGCCACCAGCGAGTACGTCGTCCAGGGCGGGGAGTTCCCGCTGGTCAACAACGTCGGCCAGCAGGGCCTGGTGCGCTTCGCGATCCCCTCGATCGCGACGAACAAGCAGGGCCCCCGCGCCACCGCCGCCGACAGCGCGCCGAGCCTGCGCGGCATCTCCGGCTCCTCGGTCCGCGTCTCGTTCAAGGCGAACTTCGACCGCGACGACCAGCAGCTCACCTACAAGCTCTTCCGCACCGACCGGCCCGCCACCCCGGTGCTGACCCGGACGGTCACCTCCCAGTTCTGGAACCGGCCGATCCAGGTCTTCACCGACACCGGGCTCACGCCGGGCGCGAGCTACGGCTACTACGTCACCGCGACCGACCCCTCGGGCAACACGGCGAAGAGCGCGACCACCTCGATCACGACCGGCACCACCGTCGTCGACGACAGCCCCTACTCCCGCGCCGTGCAGACCGACGGCGCCACCCACTACTGGCGCCTCGACGAGGCGGCCGGTGAGACCACCTCGGTCGACTGGGCCGGCGGCAACGACCTGGTGCTGGGCAGCGGCGTCACCAACGGCGCGGCGGGGGCCGTCACCGGCTCGCCCGACACGGCGGCCACCTTCGACGGCACCGCCGCCGGCGTGGCCGGCCAGACCAGCACCGAGCGCAGCACCAACACCTTCAGCGCCGAGGCCTGGTTCAAGACCACCACGGCCACCGGCGGCAAGATCCTCGGCTTCGGGGACAGCCAGACCGGGAACAGCGGCAGCTACGACCGGCACGTCTACATGGACAACAGCGGCCGGCTGACCTTCGGCGTCTACCCGGGCGGGGTCCGGGCGCTCACCAGCCAGGCCAGCTACAACAACGGCCAGTGGCACCACGTCGTCGCCTCGCTGTCGCCCGCCGGGCAGCAGCTCTACGTCGACGGCATCCGCGTCGGCACCGACGGCGGCACCACCTCCGGCCAGGACTTCCAGGGCTACTGGCGGGTCGGCGGGGACAACATCGGCGGCTGGCCCAACCAGCCCTCGAGCAGCAGCTTCGCGGGCACCGTCGACGACGTCGCCATCTACCCGACCGCGCTGAGCCAGACCCAGATCCGCGACCACTACACCAAGAGCGGGCGCACGGTCGACGTGCCGCCGGCCCCGACCGACCGCTACGGCCAGCAGGTCTACGGCGACAGCCCGCTGTTCTTCTGGCGCCTCGACGAGACCAGCGGCAGCACCGTCGCCGACGCCACCGAGGCGCGGACGGCCGGCAACGTCGCCGCCGGCGTCACCCTTGGGGGACCCAGCCCTGTGACCGCCGGCAAGGCCGCCGCCTTCGACGGCAGCACCGGCACCATCGCGACGGCCCGCACCTTCACCAACCCGACGGCCTACTCCGAGGAGGTCTGGTTCTCCACCACGACCACCAACGGCGGCAAGCTGATGGGCTTCGGCGACCAGCAGAGCGGCTACTCGGGCAACTACGACCGGCACATCTACCTGGAGAACAGCGGCCAGCTGACCTTCGGGGTGTGGACCGGCCAGGCCAACACCACGACGACGCCCGCCACCTACAACGACGGCCGCTGGCACCACATGGTGGCCACCCAGGACCCGACCGCCGGCATGCGGCTCTACGTCGACGGCGTCCTGGTGGGCACCAACGGGCAGACCTCCAACCAGGGCTACACCGGCTACTGGCGGATCGGCGGTGACACCTCCTGGGGTGGCAACAGCTCCTTCCTCGCCGGCTCGCTGGACGAGGCGGCCGTCTACCCCTACGCGCTGAGCGCCACCCAGGTGGCGGCGCACTACAACGCCTCCGACGCGGCGGTGAACGCGGCCCCGGTGGCCGCGCTGACCTCCTCCTGCACCGACGCCACCTGCTTCCTCGACGGCTCGGGCAGCAGCGACGCCGACGGCTCGGTCGCGGCCTGGGCCTGGGACTTCGGCGACGACACCACGGCCACCGGCTCGACGGCGACCCACACCTACGCGGCGTCGGGCACCTACACCGTGAGCCTGACCGTCACCGACGACAAGGGCGCCAAGGCCACCACGACCCGCCAGGTGATGGTGACCAAGCCGGTGCCGAACCAGGCGCCCGTCGCGGCCTTCACCAGCACCTGCGCCGAGCGGGCCTGCAGCTTCGACGCCGGCACCAGCGCCGACGCCGACGGCACCGTGGCGACCTACGCCTGGACGTTCGGCGACGGGGACACCTCCGCGCTGGCCGCCCCGACCCACACCTACGCGGTCGACGGCACCTACCAGGTGACGCTGACCGTGACCGACGACCGCGGCGGCAGCGACACCGTCACCCACCCGGTCTCGGTGCAGAAGGCGAACACGGCCCCTGTGGCCGCGTTCACCTCGACCACGACGGACCTCGTCGCGGCCTTCGACGCCTCGGCCTCGGCCGACGCGGACGGGACCGTCGCCGGCTACGCCTGGACCTTCGGCGACGGCACCACGGGCACCGGCGCCACGCCGCGCCACACCTACCCGCGGGCCGGCAGCTTCGACGTCACCCTCACGGTGACCGACAACCGCGGCGGCACCAACCAGGTGACGCAGGCGGTCACCGTCACCGCCGCCCCGCCGGCGGCCAACGTCAAGCCGGTCGCGGCGTTCGCCTCCTCGGCGGCGGACCTGAAGGTGAGCGTGGACGGGTCGGGGTCGACCGACAGCGACGGCACCGTGGCGTCCTACGCCTGGGAGTACGGGGACGGGTCGACCGGGACCGGTCGGACCGACAGCCACACCTACGCGGCGGCGGGCACCTACAGCGTGAAGCTGACGGTGACCGACGACGGCGGGCTGAGCGACAGCGTCACCAAGAGCGTCACCGTCACCGCGGCCCCGCAGCCGCCGGCCAGCAGCGTCATCGCGGCCGACGCCTTCGGCCGCACCGGCAGCCGCTGGGGCACCGCCGACACCGGCGGGGCCTGGACCGACTCGGGCGCCACCTGGTTCTCCACCGCCGGCGGCAAGGGCGTGCTGGCCATGACCAAGGCCGGCTCCGGCCCGACGGCGACCCTGACCCGGGTCGCGGCCACCGACTCCACGACGACCACCGAGTTCGCGGTCGACAAGGTCGCGAACGGCGGCGGGCTCCAGGTCATCCTGGCGGCGCGCAAGCAGGGCACCTCGGAGTACCGGCTCAAGGCCCGGGTGCTGGCCGACGGCTCGGTCCGGCTCGGCGTCACCCAGGTCGTCTCCGGTGCGGAGACCTCCCTCAAGGAGGTCCTCGTCAGCGGCCTGACCGTCACCCCGGGCGAGGTCTACAAGATCCGCCTCGACGTGACCGGGACCGGCACCACCACGCTGGCCGCGAAGCTCTGGAAGGCCTCGGCGACCGAGCCGGCGACCGCCCAGGTGAGCGCCACCAGCACGGCGGCCGGCCTGCAGGGCCCCGGTGCCGCCGCGGTCCAGGGCTACCTGGCCTCGACGGTGACCAACCTGCCCGTGACGCTGCGCTTCGACGGCTACGCGGTGACCGCCCCCGGCACCACCACCCCGCCGGCGGCCAACGTGAAGCCCACCGCGGCGTTCGCCTCCTCGGCGGCGGACCTGAAGCTGAGCGTGGACGGGTCGGGGTCGACCGACAGCGACGGCACCGTGGCGTCCTACGCCTGGGAGTACGGGGACGGGTCGACCGGGACCGGTCGGACCGACGCCCACACCTATGCGGCGGCGGGCACCTACAGCGTGAAGCTGACGGTGACCGACGACGGCGGGCTGAGCGACAGCGTCACCAAGAGCGTCACCGTCACCGCCGCCCCGCCGGCGGCCAACGTGAAGCCCACCGCGGCGTTCGCCTCCTCGGCGGCGGACCTGAAGCTGAGCGTGGACGGGTCGGGGTCGACCGACAGCGACGGCACCGTGGCGTCCTACGCCTGGGAGTACGGGGACGGGTCGACCGGGACCGGTCGGACCGACGCCCACACCTATGCGGCGGCGGGCACCTACAGCGTGAAGCTGACGGTGACCGACGACGGCGGGCTGAGCGACAGCGTCACCAAGAGCGTCACCGTCACCGCCGCCCCGCCGGCGACCGCCGTCGTCGCCTCCGACGCCTTCGGCCGCACCGGCACCCGCTGGGGCGCCGCCGACGCCGGTGGCAGCTGGACCGACTCGTCGGCCTTCGCCACCAGCGGCGGCAAGGGCCTGGTGACCGTGGCCAAGGCGGGCTCCGGCCCGGTCGCCGCGCTCAACGGGGTCTCGGTCCTGGACTCCACCACCACCGTCTCGGTGGCGGCGGACAAGGTGGCCACCGGCGGCGGCAGCTACGTCACCGTCGCGGCCCGCAAGCAGGGCACGTCGGAGTACCGGCTGAAGGTCCGGCTGGTGGCCGACGGGACGGTGCGGCTCAGCACCACGTCGGTCTCCGCCGGCACCGAGACGCTGCTCAAGGACAGCCTGGTCAGCGGGCTCACCTACACCCCCGGTGACGTCCTCACGGTCCGCTTCGACGTGACCGGCACGGGCACCACGACGCTGGCCGGCAAGGTCTGGAAGGCGACCGGCACCGAGCCGGCCGCGGCCCAGGTCACCAGCACCAGCACGGTGGCCGGGCTGCAGAGCGCGGGTGCGGTGGCGCTGACCGCCTACCTGTCGGGCAGCAGCACCAACGCGCCGGTCGTGTTCGCCTTCGACGACCTGGTCGTCACCCGCCGCTGA